From Rutidosis leptorrhynchoides isolate AG116_Rl617_1_P2 chromosome 3, CSIRO_AGI_Rlap_v1, whole genome shotgun sequence, a single genomic window includes:
- the LOC139896646 gene encoding mannitol dehydrogenase-like, with amino-acid sequence MLKSPETEHPIKAYGYAARDTTGILSPLTFSRRATGEKDVRFQVLYCGICHSDLHFVKNEWGITNYPVTPGHEIVGVVTEVGSKVEKFKIGDKVGVGCLVGSCKSCHQCDADYEQYCPKQVNTYGARYFDGTQTYGGYSDHMVTDEHFVLRWPENLPLDTGAPLLCAGITTYSPLKYFGLDKPGTKVGVVGLGGLGHVAVKMAKAFGAQVTVFSTSVSKKQEALEGLKADYFINSKDADQMKAAVGTLDGIIDTASGDHSVAPYLSALTPHGKLVLVGAPEKPLEVAAFSLIMGRKIVAGSNIGGIKETQEMLDFAAEHGITADIETIPIDYVNKAMERLLKSDVRYRFVIDVANSVKTQ; translated from the exons ATGTTAAAATCACCAGAAACAGAGCATCCAATCAAGGCTTACGGTTATGCTGCTCGTGACACTACTGGAATTCTTTCCCCTCTCACCTTCTCTAGAAG AGCTACTGGAGAGAAAGATGTAAGATTCCAAGTTTTATATTGTGGAATTTGTCATTCAGATCTTCACTTTGTCAAGAATGAATGGGGTATTACCAATTACCCTGTTACACCCGG GCATGAGATTGTGGGTGTGGTGACAGAAGTAGGCAGCAAAGTAGAGAAATTTAAAATTGGTGACAAAGTTGGTGTTGGATGTTTGGTCGGATCATGTAAATCATGTCACCAATGTGATGCTGACTACGAACAATATTGTCCTAAGCAGGTGAACACTTATGGTGCCCGTTATTTCGACGGCACTCAAACGTATGGTGGTTACTCTGATCACATGGTTACAGATGAGCATTTTGTACTCCGTTGGCCTGAGAATTTGCCACTTGATACCGGTGCACCGTTGTTGTGTGCCGGGATTACAACTTACAGTCCTCTTAAGTACTTCGGATTAGACAAACCTGGTACAAAAGTGGGCGTCGTTGGTCTTGGTGGACTAGGTCATGTTGCTGTGAAGATGGCTAAGGCTTTTGGTGCGCAAGTTACTGTTTTCAGCACGTCTGTTTCGAAGAAACAAGAAGCACTTGAAGGACTTAAAGCCGACTATTTTATAAACAGCAAAGATGCAGACCAAATGAAG GCAGCTGTGGGCACACTTGACGGTATCATTGATACGGCTTCTGGGGATCATTCGGTTGCACCGTACCTAAGTGCACTTACACCTCATGGAAAGCTTGTTCTTGTTGGTGCACCGGAGAAGCCGCTCGAAGTAGCTGCGTTCTCTTTGATTATGG GAAGAAAGATTGTTGCGGGTAGTAATATCGGAGGGATTAAAGAGACTCAAGAGATGCTTGATTTTGCGGCAGAGCATGGTATAACTGCTGATATAGAGACTATACCGATAGATTATGTGAACAAAGCTATGGAGCGGTTGTTGAAGTCTGATGTAAGGTACCGATTTGTGATCGATGTGGCTAATTCAGTCAAGACTCAGTAG